CCAGGTCCAACGCGCCGCCGTGATTGTTGTTGGCGTACTCGATGGCCTGGATGAGCTTGTCGCTGTCGCAGGGCACCTGCCGCGGCGCTTCCTTGCCACGGCGTTCGTCCGCCGAGCCGTCGCGGCCGCTCCACTCGGCGCCCCGGTCGCCCTCGTCCCCGCCCTTGGCGGCGTCCTGCTTCGGCGCGGCATCCTGCTTCGGCGCGGCCGCCGGCTTCGCGTCCGAGGTGCGGTCCTGGCCGCCGGACTTCTGGTCCCGGGCGGCGACGCCGCCGAGCGCGGCCAGGCCGACGACCCCGGTCAGCCCGGCCACGCCCGCGGCCACCCAGAGTTTGTGTCGTCGTCGTCCCGGTGGGGCCGGAGGCGGCCCACCGTAGGAGGTGATTACGTCATCAGACATCAGAGCCTTCCGCCCTTTCCTGCTACCAGAATGGCCCGCACCACCATGAACCGGTGCGAGCAGCTACAAATAGGTTGCAGCCTCTGACGACCACCGTATGAGAAGGTTCCTCGCGAGAGGGATGTATCCGAGAAAACCCCGCATTACGCCCCGATCGGGCATCAGTGCGTCATCTCGCCGGACCCGGCCGAAAGCGGGTTACCAGGGCAGACGCCGGTCTGAGGGCGCACGAAGGGCGGGCTCCCGCCGAAAGCGACAACCTCGTCGCCTCCGGCGGGAGCCCGCCCGCTCCGTCGTGCCGCCGGGCTCAGCCGGGCAGGCGCGGTCCCGCCTCGCGCTGCTCGGCCAGCCAGCTCTCCACCTCGTCGGCCTGGCGCGGCAGGCCCGCCGACAGGTTCACCGCGCCGGAGGTGGTGACCAGGACGTCGTCCTCGATCCGGATGCCGATGCCGCGCAGCTCCTCGGGGACCAGCTCGTCCTCCGGCTGGAAATACAGCCCCGGCTCGACGGTGAGCACGTATCCCTCGCCCAGGGTGCCGTCGCGGTAGTTCTCCTTGCGGGCGTTCGAGCAGTCGTGCACGTCGATGCCGAGCATGTGCCCGAAGCCGTGCAGCGTCCACCGTCGGTACACCGTCGAGGACTCGTCCATCGCCTCGTCCACGCTCACCGGCAGCAGCCCCAGGTCGGCCAGCCCTTCGGCGAGCACCCGCATGCAGGTCAGGTGGACGTCCTTGAACGTCACGCCCGGCCTGACGGCGTCGATGCCGGCCTGCTGTGAGGCGTACACGATGTCGTAGACCTGGCGTTGCAACGGGGTGAACCGGCCGGCGACGGGCAGCACCCGGGTCACGTCGGCGGTGTAGAGGTGGCGCCCCTCCACGCCCATGTCCATCAGCAGCAGCTCACCCGGCCGGGTGACGCCGTGGTTGTGCACCCAGTGCAGGATCGTGGCGTGCTCGTTGGCCCCGACGATCGAGCCGTAGCCGACGTCGTTGCCGTCGTGGCGGGCACGCAGCGCGAAGATCCCCTCCAGCAGCCGCTCCGAGACACCCCGGTCGGCCGGCAGCACCCGGGCCACGTCCTCGAAGCCGCGCACCGTGGCGTCGATCGCCTCCTGGAGCTGGGCGATCTCCCATTCGTCCTTGACCAGCTTCAGCTCCGAGACGGCGATCGCCAACTCGCGGTCGCGGGCCGGTTGGCCCTCCTCGCGGGGCCCGTCCCAGGGGCGCACGGCGGCGTCCACCCGGGCGTCGAGGCCGCGCAGCACCCGGGTACGCGCGGGTGCCAGGCCGGCCAGCGCCGCGTCCAGTTCGGTCAGGTCGGCGGTGGGCAGGCCCAGCTCCGTCGACTTCTCCGTGAGGGTGTGCCGCCGGCCCACCCACAGCTCGCCGTGACGGCTGCGGAAGAACTCGTCCGTCTCCCGGGACGAGCGGGGGCGCATGTACAGGGTGGCGTCGTGACCCGAGCCGTTGGGCCGCAGCACCAGGACCCCGTCCGGGTCGTGATCGCCGGTGAGGTACGCGAAGTCGCTGCCCGGTCGGAACCGGTACTCGGTGTCGTTGGCGCGGACCTTCTCCCCGCCGGTGGGGATCACCAGCGTCTCGCCCGGGAAGGCCGCCGAGAGGGCGGCCCGGCGCTTGGCGTAGTTCGGCACCTCCGGTCGCGGGCCCACCGGCAGGGTGGTGTCCCGCCAGCCCTGCCGCATGAACGACAGGAACGCCGGTGGGAAGTCCGGGTCGTGCGACTCGGTGCCCTCGGCCGGCTTGCCATCGGTGCGTTCCTCGGTCATGCCCCGCTCCCTTCGCCGCTGTTGCTGGTCCCGACGGTACCGCGAACCCGGCTCGGATCGAGCCGGCGGTCGCCGTCGGCGACGAGGCCGGCAGTGCCGCAACGCCCGTACCGGACGCGTGGAAAGATGACGACCATGTGCGGACTCCTGGCTTTCTTCAGTGCGCGCGGCGACGCCGCCGCCCACCGCGACAACATCGCCGGGGCGTTGGAATGCCTGCACCACCGCGGCCCGGACGAGACCGGTGTCGAGGTGGTCGGGGACGCCTCCGGCCGGTACGCGGACGGGGTGTTCGCCCACAAGCGCTTGGCGATCATCGACGTGGCGCTCAGCCACGAGCCGCTGCCCTACGCCGACGGGCGCTACCTGCTGACCTTCAACGGCGAGATCTACAACTACATCGAGCTGCGCGAGGAGCTGATCCGCGACTACGGGGCCCGGTTCGCCACCAATGGGGACGGCGAGGTGATCGTCGCCGGCTACCACTACTGGGGCGAGCAGGTGCTCACCCGGTTGCGCGGGATGTTCGCCTTCGTCATCTGGGACCGGCAGGAGCGCCGCGCGTTCGGCGCCCGCGACTACTACGGCATCAAGCCGCTGCACTACCTGGAGACCGCCGACGGGCTCTACCTCGCCTCGGAGAAGAAGGCCCTGCTGCCCTTCGCCCAGTCCGCCTACGCCGGGGACGCCGGGGTCGACACCGCGAACCTCAGCCACTACCTGACCCTGCAGTACGTCCCCGAGCCGGGCACCCTGCACAGGGGGATCAGCCGGATCGGTTCGGGTGAGTACCTCACCTGGACGCCGGGCGGGCGGATCGAGGTGCGGCGCTGGTACCGCCCGGTGTTCCGGCCGGCCCCGGTCTCCGACGAGCAGAAGCTCTACCACGAGATCCGGGAGACGCTGCGCGAGAGCGTCCGCATGCACATGCGCTCCGACGTGCCGGTCGGCTCGTTCCTGTCCAGCGGGATCGACTCCACCGCGGTGGTCGCGCTCGCCCGGGAGTTCAACCCGAACATCCTCACCTTCACCGTCGGCTACGACGTGCCGGGCTACTCGGAGATCGACGTCGCCCAGGATTCGGCCCGCCACCTCGACGTGACCACCATCCCGACGAAGATCGGGCCGCAGGACATGATCGACGCGCTGCCGAAGATCGTCTGGCACCTGGACGACCCGGTCGCCGACCCGGCGCTGGTGCCGCTCTACTTCGTCGCCAAGAAGGCCGCCGAGCACGTCACCGTGGTGCTCTCCGGTGAGGGTGCCGACGAGTTCTTCGGCGGGTACACGATCTACCGCGAGCCGCTGTCGCTCAGCGGCGTCAACGGGCTGCCCGGCGGCGTGCAGAAGGGGCTGCGGGCGGTGTCCAAGGCGATCCCGCAGGGGGTCAAGGGCAAGAGCTTCCTGGAGCGCGGCACCACGCCGATCGAGGAGCGCTACTACGGCAACGCCCGGATGTTCACCGAGGAGGAGAAGCAGCACCTGCTGCGCCGCTACGACCCGTCGGTGCGCTACACCGACGTCACCGCGCCGATCTACGCCGAGTGCGGCGAGCTGGACGACGTCACCAAGATGCAGTACGTCGACCTCTACACCTGGCTGCGCGGCGACATCCTGGTCAAGGCGGACCGGATCTCCATGGCGCACTCGCTGGAGGTGCGGGTGCCCTTCCTGGACCGCGAGGTGTTCGAGGTGGCGGCGAAGATCCCGGTCGAGCTGAAGCTGCCGCCGCGTTCCGACGCCACCAAGTACGCCATGCGCCAGGCGTTGCAGGGCGTGGTGCCGCCGGCCATCGTCAACCGTAAGAAGCTGGGCTTCCCGACCCCGACCCGGGTCTGGCTGCGCGGCGAGATGTACGAGTGGGCCCGGCACGTGCTGACCACCTCCGGGGCCGGCGACCTGCTCGACCTGTCGTACGCGCTGCGCCTGCTGGAGGAGCACAAGCGGGAGGAGTTCGATCACTCCCGCAAGGTGTGGACGGTGTTGATCTTCTGCATCTGGCACGCGATCTTCGTCGCCAAGACGCTCGACCCGGGCATCCAGCGCAACCAGTCCGCCCTGCTCACCAAGCCCGTCGTCGGCTCCATGGTGCGCTGACGGCGAACGGACAAGCGGAAGGGGGCCCCGGGCGGGGCCCCCTTCGTGGTGCTGGTGGTCAGCTGCGGGCGCAGGTGACCGTGGGGGTTGAGCTGCTGCCGCTGGCGAGGAAGCCGAACGTGGTACTGCCGTTGGCTGCCAGGTTGCCGTTGTGCGACGCGTTGCGGGCCGTCACCGACGATCCGGAGGTGGTCTGGCTCGCGTTCCAGACCTGGCTGATCTGTTGACCACTGGGCCAGGTCCAGCTCGCGGTCCAGCCGGTCAACGCCGTAGTGCCGGTGTTCCTGATCGCGACCTCGGCCTGGAACCCACCGGACCAGCTGTTGGTCACCGTGAAGGTGGCCGTGCAGCCACCGCTGTTCCCCGGCGGCGGGGTCGTCGGCGCCGGAGTGGTGGGCGGCGGGTTGGTCGGCGGCGGGGTCGTGGGCGGCGGGTTGGTGGGCGGCGGGGTGGTGGGCGGCGGGTTGCTGCCACCCGAGCCGATGCCGGTCACCTCGCCGTTGCCGCCGTCGAAGACCACGTCGGAGCAGCCGAAGAAGTTCTCCTGGCTGTCCGAGCGGACCCACCGGGAGTAGATGATGTGCCGGCCGCTCTTGCCCGACGGCAGGTTCCCGGTGAAGTAGTAGTGACCGTCGTTGGTGCCGACCGCCCCGCGCTGCGGCGGGTTGGTCACCGTGAGGAACGGCTGCGCCTCCAGGTCACTCCAGGCCAGCGCGCGGGTCGGGCTCCAGCTGTCCCGCGTCACGTAGAAGTAGAACGTGCCGGGGTGGTGGGCCCAGTTGCTGTACCGGAACTCGATCGACCGGCCGGCGGTCAGGTGGGTCAGCGGCCAGTCGGTACGGGCCAGGTCGTAGCCGCGGAAGCTGCTGCTGCCACCGCTGCACAGCTGGCCGTCGGGGATGAAGCCGGTGGTCCGGCCGGCGGCGTCCGAGCGCAGCACGCTGAACCAGTTGTAGAGCGAGTTCGTCCCGCTCTGGGCGACGGCGGCCGCGCAGGCCGGGTTGTTCGGCCTGATCTCACCGGTGGGAGAGAGGCCGTCGCGCCAACAGAGGAAGGTACGCGCGCCCGGCGTCATCGCCGCGCCGTGCGCGGCGGCCGGGTCGGACTTGGCGGTCACGAAGACCGCGCTCGCGAGGAGGGTGAGGGCCGCGGTTAGTAAGACGGCCAAACGAGGACGGTGCACGGGTTCTCCTGACTTGCGG
This is a stretch of genomic DNA from Micromonospora sp. WMMD1082. It encodes these proteins:
- a CDS encoding lytic polysaccharide monooxygenase, which codes for MHRPRLAVLLTAALTLLASAVFVTAKSDPAAAHGAAMTPGARTFLCWRDGLSPTGEIRPNNPACAAAVAQSGTNSLYNWFSVLRSDAAGRTTGFIPDGQLCSGGSSSFRGYDLARTDWPLTHLTAGRSIEFRYSNWAHHPGTFYFYVTRDSWSPTRALAWSDLEAQPFLTVTNPPQRGAVGTNDGHYYFTGNLPSGKSGRHIIYSRWVRSDSQENFFGCSDVVFDGGNGEVTGIGSGGSNPPPTTPPPTNPPPTTPPPTNPPPTTPAPTTPPPGNSGGCTATFTVTNSWSGGFQAEVAIRNTGTTALTGWTASWTWPSGQQISQVWNASQTTSGSSVTARNASHNGNLAANGSTTFGFLASGSSSTPTVTCARS
- a CDS encoding aminopeptidase P family protein; its protein translation is MTEERTDGKPAEGTESHDPDFPPAFLSFMRQGWRDTTLPVGPRPEVPNYAKRRAALSAAFPGETLVIPTGGEKVRANDTEYRFRPGSDFAYLTGDHDPDGVLVLRPNGSGHDATLYMRPRSSRETDEFFRSRHGELWVGRRHTLTEKSTELGLPTADLTELDAALAGLAPARTRVLRGLDARVDAAVRPWDGPREEGQPARDRELAIAVSELKLVKDEWEIAQLQEAIDATVRGFEDVARVLPADRGVSERLLEGIFALRARHDGNDVGYGSIVGANEHATILHWVHNHGVTRPGELLLMDMGVEGRHLYTADVTRVLPVAGRFTPLQRQVYDIVYASQQAGIDAVRPGVTFKDVHLTCMRVLAEGLADLGLLPVSVDEAMDESSTVYRRWTLHGFGHMLGIDVHDCSNARKENYRDGTLGEGYVLTVEPGLYFQPEDELVPEELRGIGIRIEDDVLVTTSGAVNLSAGLPRQADEVESWLAEQREAGPRLPG
- the asnB gene encoding asparagine synthase (glutamine-hydrolyzing), with the translated sequence MCGLLAFFSARGDAAAHRDNIAGALECLHHRGPDETGVEVVGDASGRYADGVFAHKRLAIIDVALSHEPLPYADGRYLLTFNGEIYNYIELREELIRDYGARFATNGDGEVIVAGYHYWGEQVLTRLRGMFAFVIWDRQERRAFGARDYYGIKPLHYLETADGLYLASEKKALLPFAQSAYAGDAGVDTANLSHYLTLQYVPEPGTLHRGISRIGSGEYLTWTPGGRIEVRRWYRPVFRPAPVSDEQKLYHEIRETLRESVRMHMRSDVPVGSFLSSGIDSTAVVALAREFNPNILTFTVGYDVPGYSEIDVAQDSARHLDVTTIPTKIGPQDMIDALPKIVWHLDDPVADPALVPLYFVAKKAAEHVTVVLSGEGADEFFGGYTIYREPLSLSGVNGLPGGVQKGLRAVSKAIPQGVKGKSFLERGTTPIEERYYGNARMFTEEEKQHLLRRYDPSVRYTDVTAPIYAECGELDDVTKMQYVDLYTWLRGDILVKADRISMAHSLEVRVPFLDREVFEVAAKIPVELKLPPRSDATKYAMRQALQGVVPPAIVNRKKLGFPTPTRVWLRGEMYEWARHVLTTSGAGDLLDLSYALRLLEEHKREEFDHSRKVWTVLIFCIWHAIFVAKTLDPGIQRNQSALLTKPVVGSMVR